One stretch of Arachis duranensis cultivar V14167 chromosome 1, aradu.V14167.gnm2.J7QH, whole genome shotgun sequence DNA includes these proteins:
- the LOC107472839 gene encoding uncharacterized protein LOC107472839, with product MDCANIIAWNVRGARNKLARVHLKQLVKNFHPYVFIILETHCAFQKVAVFWNRLGYTPIHIEEAQGHSGGIWVLSAWPGVSCNVVAASSQVVCVEFSNGGFSWVCAAIYASPVPSIREEAWRVLTDFSINYSGPLLAIGDFNEILLSSEVKGGNFVSRRAERFGALLDECGLIDLGAHGSLYTWFKHMQGNRFISKRLDRAVATDAWCFHFPESYVENLARMHSDHCPIMVRCQGNDRRVGVKPFRFQVAWSYHPSFSSVVRGAWDKGRPNPIRCLSQVRDDALAFNRDVFLGIFLKERGNWRGV from the coding sequence ATGGATTGTGCAAATATTATAGCTTGGAATGTGAGAGGAGCTAGAAATAAGCTGGCTCGGGTGCATCTGAAACAATTGGTAAAGAATTTTCATCCATACGTTTTTATCATTTTAGAGACTCATTGTGCTTTCCAAAAGGTGGCTGTCTTTTGGAACAGATTAGGTTATACTCCTATTCATATTGAAGAAGCTCAGGGGCATAGTGGAGGTATTTGGGTGCTCTCTGCATGGCCCGGAGTATCTTGCAATGTCGTGGCAGCGAGTTCGCAAGTGGTGTGTGTTGAGTTTTCGAATGGCGGTTTCTCTTGGGTCTGTGCAGCAATTTATGCAAGTCCCGTTCCTAGCATAAGGGAAGAAGCTTGGAGGGTTTTGACAGATTTTTCCATAAATTATTCAGGTCCTTTATTAGCTATTGGGGATTTTAATGAGATCCTTCTTTCATCTGAGGTTAAAGGTGGGAACTTTGTCTCTCGAAGGGCAGAGCGGTTTGGAGCTCTCCTAGATGAGTGTGGTTTGATTGATTTGGGAGCTCATGGATCCTTGTACACTTGGTTCAAACATATGCAGGGTAATCGGTTCATCTCGAAGAGGCTGGATAGGGCTGTGGCTACTGATGCTTGGTGTTTTCATTTTCCGGAAAGCTATGTGGAGAATTTGGCGAGGATGCATTCTGACCACTGTCCCATTATGGTGCGATGTCAAGGTAATGATAGAAGAGTCGGGGTAAAACCTTTTCGTTTTCAAGTAGCTTGGTCTTATCACCCAAGTTTTTCGTCGGTGGTCAGGGGTGCTTGGGACAAGGGTAGACCCAATCCTATTCGTTGCCTTTCTCAGGTCAGAGATGATGCTTTGGCCTTTAACCGAGATGTCTTTTtgggaatatttttaaaagaaagaggGAATTGGAGAGGCGTGTGA
- the LOC107460782 gene encoding WEB family protein At5g55860, with amino-acid sequence MVAKIRQSATDSPNATKPEVGEIDTSPPFQSVKDAVSLFGEGAFSGEKPFIKKAKPYSAERVLAKETQLHIAQKELNKLKEQVNNAETTKAQALVELERAKRTVEELTQKLKVVDESRELAIMATDTAKDHAKQLKEVKYGNSDGTNGAWKEELEAAVKRHASIITELNAAKLELSKIRQEYDSSSDARESAFKQVAEAENAMKENSERASELSKEITAVKESIEQTKHASIEAHQQQAMVLAEKDVLRRSYKATLEQSEKKVLDLKKEFNPELAKNLEAQLVETLSEIGALQKEMENKRMQDLDSVKSVTLELDDAKESLHKVADEESSLRSLVEALKVELENVKKEHLELKEKESETESVVGNLHVKLRKSKSELEACLAEESKVRGASEEMISTLNQLQSEAENARREAEDMKNKATELMKEAEVTKLALEDAEEKLKVALEDAEAAKAAEASALDQITVLTERTSAARALTSDSGAKITISREEFESLSRKVEESDKLADMKVAAAQAQVEAVKASENEAIKRLETAQKEIEDMKTATQEALKKAEMAEAAKKAVESELRRWREREQKKAAEAASRILAETQVSSESSPQHYRIQKQNPPPHKMEAKKLEKEKVSVSKKVLVPTISGIFHRKKNQVEGGSPFLPGENLA; translated from the exons ATGGTAGCTAAAATCCGGCAAAGTGCTACCGACTCACCCAACGCAACAAAGCCAGAGGTTGGAGAGATTGACACCAGTCCTCCTTTTCAATCTGTTAAAGATGCTGTCTCTTTATTTGGTGAAGGTGCTTTCTCTGGTGAAAAACCTTTCATTAAGAAGGCAAAACCCTATTCTGCTGAG CGTGTTTTGGCAAAGGAGACACAACTTCATATAGCCCAGAAAGAGTTGAACAAACTAAAGGAACAAGTAAATAATGCTGAAACTACTAAGGCTCAAGCTCTTGTTGAGCTTGAAAGGGCTAAAAGGACAGTTGAGGAACTGACACAAAAGCTAAAAGTTGTCGATGAATCCAGGGAACTAGCGATCATGGCAACAGACACTGCAAAGGATCATGCGAAACAGCTTAAAGAAGTAAAGTATGGTAACTCTGATGGAACAAATGGTGCTTGGAAAGAAGAGCTTGAAGCTGCAGTTAAGAGGCATGCATCCATCATTACAGAACTCAATGCTGCAAAGCTAGAACTCAGCAAGATTCGTCAAGAATATGATTCTTCCTCGGATGCAAGAGAGTCTGCTTTCAAGCAAGTAGCAGAAGCAGAAAATGCGATGAAGGAAAACTCAGAAAGAGCATCTGAGCTGTCTAAAGAAATTACTGCTGTAAAGGAATCAATTGAACAAACCAAGCATGCATCTATTGAAGCACATCAGCAGCAAGCAATGGTGCTAGCTGAGAAAGATGTTCTAAGACGATCATATAAAGCCACCCTTGAACAATCCGAAAAGAAagtgcttgatttaaagaaagAGTTCAATCCTGAGCTTGCCAAAAATCTTGAAGCACAGCTGGTGGAGACATTGAGTGAAATTGGTGCTCTGCAAAAggaaatggaaaataaaaggaTGCAGGATTTGGACTCCGTGAAAAGTGTCACTCTGGAACTTGATGACGCCAAGGAGTCACTGCATAAGGTAGCAGATGAGGAAAGCTCTCTTAGGAGCTTGGTGGAAGCTCTTAAGGTGGAACTTGAGAATGTAAAGAAGGAACAtttggaattgaaggagaaAGAGTCTGAAACTGAATCTGTTGTCGGGAATCTGCATGTCAAGCTTCGTAAAAGTAAGTCTGAGCTTGAAGCCTGCTTGGCAGAAGAATCTAAAGTTAGAGGTGCATCTGAGGAAATGATCTCAACACTGAACCAGCTGCAATCTGAAGCTGAAAATGCACGGCGGGAAGCAGAAGACATGAAGAACAAAGCCACAGAATTGATGAAGGAGGCTGAAGTTACCAAGCTTGCATTAGAAGATGCAGAGGAAAAGCTCAAAGTTGCACTGGAAGATGCAGAAGCAGCAAAAGCAGCAGAGGCGAGTGCCCTTGACCAGATTACGGTGTTAACTGAAAGGACAAGTGCTGCGCGCGCCTTAACATCCGATTCTGGTGCTAAAATTACAATCTCAAGAGAGGAATTCGAGTCGCTAAGTCGTAAAGTTGAGGAATCTGATAAATTAGCAGACATGAAAGTAGCTGCTGCCCAGGCACAGGTTGAGGCTGTGAAGGCAAGTGAAAATGAAGCTATCAAAAGATTAGAGACAGCTCAAAAGGAGATCGAGGATATGAAGACGGCAACACAGGAGGCTTTGAAAAAGGCCGAGATGGCTGAAGCAGCAAAGAAGGCAGTGGAGAGCGAGCTTCGGAGGTGGCGTGAGCGGGAGCAGAAGAAGGCAGCAGAAGCCGCTTCTCGAATATTGGCCGAAACTCAGGTGTCATCGGAATCATCTCCTCAGCACTACAGGATTCAAAAGCAGAACCCTCCTCCTCACAAAATGGAGGCGAAGAAGCTCGAGAAAGAGAAGGTCTCAGTTTCAAAGAAAGTCCTTGTGCCTACCATTAGCGGtatcttccacaggaagaaaaACCAGGTTGAAGGTGGATCTCCTTTTTTGCCTGGTGAGAATCTTGCATGA